From a region of the Gossypium raimondii isolate GPD5lz chromosome 10, ASM2569854v1, whole genome shotgun sequence genome:
- the LOC105776529 gene encoding uncharacterized protein LOC105776529: MSRILRFANIRKALESAISNQRLNRSEFRKYATVVSVRLRLPQYRVFSHYRFNSGGKAPFLLQNTKEGLCRGYFAKNRSFVSASSALTHRAQVAWKRLTQKCSAGGRTFPQISTTAQAVSLALSHSHLIVPGIFGLTCGRMALAQRTLIESDYYPSQNTLSMRARDGHAFVSAILLSAVEGVILLVRALFLAVLFSPSIIMAPFANAFGPQFRKMWLEVVHRSLEKAGPAFIKWGQWAATRPDLFPRDLCIKLSELHSKAPEHSFAYTKKTIEKAFGRKLSEIFEAFEEEPVASGSIAQVHRASLRFRYPGQRVKPMVVAVKVRHPGVGESIRRDFVIINSVAKLSTFIPTLKWLRLDESVQQFAVFMMSQVDLAREAAHLNRFIYNFRSWRDVSFPKPVYPLVHPAVLVETYEQGESVAHYVDGLEGHDRIKSALAHIGTHALLKMLLVDNFIHADMHPGNILVRVSQSKASRKQLFKTKPHVIFLDVGMTAELSKGDRVNLLEFFKAVARRDGHTAAECTLRLSQRQNCPNPKAFIEEVEEAFTFWGTPEGDLVHPAECMQELLEKVRRHKVNIDGNVCTVMVTTLVLEGWQRKLDPGYDVMQTLQTLLLKADWAKSLSYTIDGLMAP; this comes from the exons AATTTTGAGATTTGCAAATATTAGGAAAGCTTTGGAATCTGCTATTTCGAACCAGAGGTTGAACCGTTCGGAATTTAGGAAATATGCGACAGTGGTTTCTGTCAGGTTGCGTTTGCCGCAGTATAGAGTATTCTCCCATTATAGGTTCAACAGTGGAGGAAAGGCTCCATTCTTGTTGCAGAATACAAAGGAAGGGTTGTGTCGAGGTTATTTTGCCAAGAACCGTTCCTTCGTTTCTGCAAGTAGTGCATTAACTCATCGTGCCCAAGTTGCTTGGAAAAGGCTTACACAAAAATGTTCTGCCGGTGGTCGAACATTCCCTCAGATAAGCACGACTGCTCAAGCGGTCAGCTTAGCTTTGTCACACTCGCACTTGATAGTACCTGGTATTTTTGGCTTGACATGTGGACGAATGGCATTGGCACAGAGGACTTTAATAGAATCAGATTACTACCCATCTCAGAATACTTTATCAATGCGTGCACGAGATGGACACGCTTTTGTTTCTGCTATACTACTTTCAGCTGTAGAAGGTGTTATTTTGCTGGTGAGAGCTTTGTTTCTTGCGGTTTTGTTCTCTCCTAGCATAATAATGGCACCATTTGCCAACGCATTTGGTCCACAGTTCAGGAAAATGTGGCTTGAAGTTGTGCATCGCTCACTTGAAAAAGCAGGTCCAGCTTTCATAAAGTGGGGTCAATGGGCAGCAACAAGACCAGATCTCTTTCCTAGAGATCTATGCATCAAACTGTCAGAGCTTCACAGCAAAGCTCCTGAGCATAGCTTTGCCTACACAAAGAAAACTATTGAAAAAGCATTTGGCCGTAAGCTATCTGAAATTTTTGAGGCTTTTGAAGAAGAACCTGTGGCATCTGGAAGTATAGCTCAGGTGCACCGGGCTTCTTTGAGATTCCGCTATCCTGGTCAGCGGGTCAAGCCCATGGTAGTTGCAGTAAAGGTTAGACATCCTGGTGTTGGTGAGTCAATTAGGAGAGATTTTGTGATTATCAACTCGGTGGCTAAATTATCAACATTCATCCCTACTCTGAAATGGTTGAGATTGGATGAGAGCGTCCAGCAGTTTGCTGTTTTCATGATGTCTCAAGTTGACCTTGCAAGGGAAGCTGCCCATTTGAACCGTTTTATATACAACTTCCGAAGCTGGAGGGATGTTTCTTTTCCTAAGCCTGTGTATCCACTTGTGCATCCCGCAGTTTTAGTGGAAACTTATGAGCAAGGGGAAAGTGTTGCACACTATGTTGATGGCCTTGAAGGACATGATCGGATTAAGTCTGCACTCGCTCATATTGGAACTCATGCACTTTTAAAGATGCTTCTG GTTGACAACTTTATTCATGCTGACATGCATCCGGGAAATATCCTTGTTCGGGTGTCTCAAAGCAAGGCTTCTCGAAAACAGCTTTTTAAAACAAAGCCTCATGTCATCTTCCTTGATGTAGGCATGACTGCTGAACTTTCAAAGGGTGATCGTGTTAATTTATTGGAATTTTTTAAGGCTGTTGCCCGTAGAGATGGCCATACTGCTGCAGAGTGCACGCTTAGACTATCACAAAGACAAAACTGCCCAAACCCAAAGGCTTTTATCGAG GAAGTAGAAGAAGCCTTCACTTTCTGGGGTACTCCGGAGGGTGATCTAGTCCATCCGGCTGAATGCATGCAAGAATTGCTTGAGAAAGTAAGGCGTCATAAAGTCAATATTGATGGCAATGTATGCACTGTGATGGTCACAACTTTGGTTCTTGAG GGTTGGCAAAGGAAACTTGATCCAGGATATGATGTAATGCAAACACTACAAACATTGCTACTCAAAGCTGACTGGGCAAAATCTCTTTCTTACACTATCGATGGGTTGATGGCTCCGTAG